A genomic window from Camelus ferus isolate YT-003-E chromosome X, BCGSAC_Cfer_1.0, whole genome shotgun sequence includes:
- the LOC102519351 gene encoding LOW QUALITY PROTEIN: 60S ribosomal protein L12-like (The sequence of the model RefSeq protein was modified relative to this genomic sequence to represent the inferred CDS: deleted 1 base in 1 codon), translated as MVSSIPLDQRLRRSQGETFFDCLESGFICHLPPKFHPNEIKVIHVRCMGGEIIATSAMTPKISPLGLSPKKSVGDDITKATGDWKGLRMTVKLTIQNRQAQFEVVPSASALIIKTLKEPPRDRKKQKNIKLSGSIIFEEMVNTSQQMQHRYLARELSGTIKKILGTAQSVGCNVDGHHPQDIRDDINSGAVECSAS; from the exons ATGGTTAGCAGCATCCCACTAGATCAAAGGTTAcgaa GAAGCCAAGGTGAAACTTTCTTTGATTGTCTGGAATCTGGGTTCATCTGCCACCTGCCACCTAAGTTCCACCCCAACGAGATCAAAGTCATACACGTGAGGTGCATGGGTGGGGAAATCATTGCCACATCTGCCATGACCCCCAAGATCAGCCCCCTGGGTTTGTCTCCAAAAAAGTCT GTTGGTGATGACATCACCAAGGCAACTGGTGATTGGAAGGGTCTGAGGATGACAGTGAAACTGACCATTCAGAACAGACAGGCCCAGTTTGAAGTTGTAccttctgcctctgctctgaTCATCAAAACCCTCAAGGAACcaccaagagacagaaagaagcagaaaaacattaAGCTTAGTGGAAGTATCATTTTTGAAGAGATGGTCAACACTTCCCAACAGATGCAGCACCGGTATTTAGCTAGAGAACTCTCTGGAACCATTAAAAAGATCCTGGGGACTGCCCAGTCTGTGGGCTGCAATGTTGATGGCCACCACCCTCAGGACATCAGAGATGACATCAACAGTGGTGCGGTGGAATGCTCAGCTAGTTAA